In Streptomyces sp. 71268, the DNA window GTCCACCATGGAGGAGCACGCGGTGCGCGGCGTCGGCGTCATCGGAGTGGGCGAGATCGGCCGGGCCGTCGTCGAGGGCCTGCGCCACGGGGGCGGCGCGTCGCCGGAGGTCCACCTCTCTCCCCGGGGGGCCCGCACCGCCGCCGACCTGGCCGGGCGTTTCGAGGGCGTGCGGGTGTGCGCCTCCAACCAGGAGGTGGTCGACCGCTCCGAAGTGGTGATCATCGCCGTACGCCGCCAGGACCACCACGAGGCACTGGCCGGGCTGACGATCGAGGACGACAAGACCGTGGTCAGCCTGATGGCCGGGGTCGCCATCGACGACCTGCGCCGAACCCTGGCCACCGACGCCCCGATCGTCCGCGCCATCCCGCTGCCCGCCGCGCGCGAGTGCCGCTCCGTTACCGTGACCTACCCCGCGCATCCGGTGGTGGACTCCCTCTTCGAGCGGTTGGGCGGGGCGCTCCCGGTCGCGGACGAGGACGCGTTCAACGTCTGCTCCGCGCTGACCGGGACCCTCACCGCCCACTACGCCTACCTCGCCACGCTCACCTCGTGGGCCACCGACCACGGCATCGCCCGGGAAGCCGCCGACCGGTACGTGCGCGGCCTGTTCCGCGACGTCGGCCGCTCGCTGGGCGACGAGACCCGTTCGCTGTCCCAACTCGCCACCGACCACGAGACACCCGGAGGAAACAACGAGCGCGTCCGCACCACCTGGTTCGACCCGGCCAACGCGGCGGCCCTGACGCGGGCCCTGGACGGGCTCCTCGCCGACCTCGGCTGACCCGCCCAACGCACCGGTCCAACCACCGGCCACGCTCCCGTCGCGGTGCCCCGCCCCTCCCGGCGGGGCACCGCCCGCCGTGCGCCAACTCTTCCGCCGCCCCCGCCGGCGCTTGACCCTGTCGCAGCGACAACGTTTCTACTGGCGGTATGCGCATCGGAGAACTCGCCGGCGTGGCCGGCGTCACCCCCCGCGCCGTGCGGCACTACCACCGCATCGGCCTGCTGCCCGAGCCCCCTCGGCACCCCAACGGATACCGGTCGTACTCGCTGCGCGACGCCGTCGAACTCGCGCGCATCCGCCGCCTCGTCGAACTCGGGCTGAGCCTGGACGAGGTGCGCGACGTCATCGTCGACGACGCCGGCAGGGAACTGGCCGAGGTGCTCGCCGAACTCGACGCCGACCTGGCGCGCCAGGAAGAGGCCATCCGGCAGCGCCGCGCGCGCCTGGCGCAACTGCTGCGACAGGTCGAGGAGGGCGGCCGGCTGCCCGCCCAGGCGCCGGTCTCACCGGCGCTGAACACCCTGTTCGACGAGATGGCCCGCGTCTCGGCCCGGCTCCCGGGCCCCGAGCCCGCCATGGCGGCCAAGGAGCGCGAGCTGCTGGCCCTGCTGGAGACCGCGCCCCCGGACGGCGCCGACCACGGTTGGCTGGACGGCCTGATGGGGGCGCTGGGGTCCGACCCGGAGGCGGTCGCGCGGGCGTACGAGGTCTACGCGCGGTTCGACGAGTTGGCCCAGGCACCCGAGGACGACCCCCGGGTGGAGGCGACGGCCCGCGCCGTCGTGGACTTCCTGCCGCCGCAGCTCATCGAGCACCTGGTCCCCACGGACGAGTGGGAGCCGGAGACCGCCGGCGGCTTCGCCACGGCACTCTTCGCGGACCTGGCGCCCGCACAGGCGGCCGCCGTGCGCGGCGCCATCCGGCTGCTCCAGGAGCGGGTCCGATGACCGGTCTGTCGGTGTTACGCGCGATCGTGCGGTGGTCGGCGGCGGCGATGGCGCTCGGGGAAGCGGCGCTGGTGCTGTGCCTGGCCTCCGGCACCCGCGTCGCGCCCGTGGTGCGGGCCGGTGTGGGGCTCGCGACGCTCGCCGCCGTGGTGGCCATGGCGACGCTCCTCGCGGTGGACTACCGCCGCCACCGGCGCACCGGGTTGGGCTGGCGCCCCGCCGCAGTGGCCGCCGTCGCGGACGGGGTGCCGACGCTCGCGCGCCGGCTCGTCGCCCACGAGGCGCGGCTGTTCACCAGCTCGCTGCGCTGGGTGACGCGCCGTGGGCCGCACGGCGTGCGCGCGGGTGACACGGCGGTCCCGTACGCGTCGGGGCAGGCGGCCGTCATGTACGGCTTCCTGTTCGTGAGCGTCGTGGAGACGGTGGCGCTCGCGTACCTCATCCCGTGGCCCCTGCTACACACCATCACCCTGGTGCTGGAC includes these proteins:
- a CDS encoding NAD(P)-binding domain-containing protein, with protein sequence MEEHAVRGVGVIGVGEIGRAVVEGLRHGGGASPEVHLSPRGARTAADLAGRFEGVRVCASNQEVVDRSEVVIIAVRRQDHHEALAGLTIEDDKTVVSLMAGVAIDDLRRTLATDAPIVRAIPLPAARECRSVTVTYPAHPVVDSLFERLGGALPVADEDAFNVCSALTGTLTAHYAYLATLTSWATDHGIAREAADRYVRGLFRDVGRSLGDETRSLSQLATDHETPGGNNERVRTTWFDPANAAALTRALDGLLADLG
- a CDS encoding MerR family transcriptional regulator; protein product: MRIGELAGVAGVTPRAVRHYHRIGLLPEPPRHPNGYRSYSLRDAVELARIRRLVELGLSLDEVRDVIVDDAGRELAEVLAELDADLARQEEAIRQRRARLAQLLRQVEEGGRLPAQAPVSPALNTLFDEMARVSARLPGPEPAMAAKERELLALLETAPPDGADHGWLDGLMGALGSDPEAVARAYEVYARFDELAQAPEDDPRVEATARAVVDFLPPQLIEHLVPTDEWEPETAGGFATALFADLAPAQAAAVRGAIRLLQERVR